In a genomic window of Streptomyces roseoviridis:
- a CDS encoding MFS transporter: MLSVLRQPAFRRLFTAQVVALLGTGLATVALALLAHDLAGSDATAVLGTALALKMAAYVTVAPLAGALAGRISRRALLVSADLVRACAALALPFVHEVWHVYALIVLLQAASAAFTPVLQATVPDVLPGERPYTEALSLSRLAHDLESLASPALAALLLIVVPYPWLFTGTATGFLASAALVLSAALPGARPPARAGRGEEDSGSGAGAGRGSASGSGAGRRSQSGPGAGRGSECGPVGGSGRGFGDRSGPRPRTRVLTRLRPPGRTGAGAGAAFGVRPFLATPRLRALLALDLAVAAAGAMVLVGTVALVRDTLGRPQGDVPLALGAYGAGSMAVALLLPRVLDRVDDRRVMLAGAFALPVLLGALALGLAAPAGAVPPWPGLLVVWLLTGAATSAVLTPSGRVLRRSAGPADLPAVFAAHFSLAHACWLLTYPLAGLLIARTGPALPAALLGTLALAGALAAARLWPRADPVALPHDHPELPAGHPHLAGVPGATGAAGGHAHPFRIDALHRHWPTTAP, from the coding sequence GTGCTGTCCGTGCTGCGCCAGCCCGCCTTCCGGCGCCTGTTCACCGCCCAGGTCGTCGCCCTCCTCGGCACCGGCCTCGCGACCGTCGCCCTCGCGCTGCTGGCCCACGACCTCGCCGGCTCCGACGCCACGGCCGTCCTGGGCACCGCCCTCGCCCTGAAGATGGCGGCCTACGTCACCGTCGCGCCGCTCGCCGGCGCCCTGGCCGGCCGGATCTCCCGGCGCGCGCTCCTCGTCTCGGCGGACCTGGTCCGCGCCTGCGCCGCCCTCGCCCTCCCCTTCGTGCACGAGGTATGGCACGTCTACGCCCTGATCGTGCTGCTCCAGGCCGCCTCCGCCGCCTTCACCCCCGTCCTCCAGGCCACGGTCCCCGACGTGCTGCCCGGCGAACGCCCCTACACCGAGGCGCTGTCCCTCTCCCGACTCGCCCACGACCTGGAAAGCCTCGCCTCCCCGGCCCTCGCCGCCCTGCTCCTGATCGTCGTCCCCTACCCCTGGCTCTTCACAGGCACGGCGACCGGCTTCCTGGCCTCGGCGGCACTCGTGCTGTCCGCGGCCCTGCCGGGTGCGCGGCCACCGGCGCGCGCCGGCCGGGGGGAGGAGGACTCGGGTTCGGGTGCGGGTGCGGGCAGGGGCTCGGCTTCGGGTTCGGGTGCGGGCAGGCGTTCGCAGTCCGGTCCGGGCGCGGGCAGGGGCTCGGAGTGCGGTCCGGTCGGGGGCTCCGGCCGGGGCTTCGGGGACCGCTCCGGGCCCCGGCCCCGGACCCGGGTGCTCACCCGGCTCCGCCCACCGGGCCGTACGGGTGCGGGCGCCGGTGCCGCCTTCGGGGTCCGGCCGTTCCTCGCCACCCCGCGGCTGCGGGCCCTGCTCGCCCTCGACCTGGCCGTGGCCGCGGCCGGCGCCATGGTCCTGGTCGGCACCGTCGCCCTCGTCCGCGACACCCTGGGCCGCCCGCAGGGCGACGTGCCGCTCGCCCTCGGCGCGTACGGCGCGGGCTCCATGGCCGTCGCGCTGCTGCTGCCCCGTGTGCTGGACCGGGTCGACGACCGGCGCGTCATGCTGGCCGGCGCCTTCGCGCTGCCCGTGCTCCTTGGCGCGCTCGCCCTCGGGCTCGCCGCCCCGGCCGGGGCCGTCCCGCCGTGGCCGGGGCTGCTCGTCGTCTGGCTGCTCACCGGAGCCGCGACCTCCGCGGTGCTCACCCCCTCCGGCCGGGTGCTGCGCCGCTCGGCGGGCCCGGCGGACCTGCCCGCCGTCTTCGCCGCCCACTTCTCCCTCGCGCACGCCTGCTGGCTGCTCACCTATCCGCTGGCCGGCCTGCTCATCGCCCGTACGGGACCGGCGCTCCCGGCGGCGCTCCTCGGCACGCTCGCGCTGGCGGGCGCCCTCGCCGCGGCCCGCCTGTGGCCCCGGGCGGATCCGGTCGCCCTGCCGCACGACCATCCGGAGCTGCCGGCCGGGCACCCTCATCTGGCCGGGGTCCCCGGCGCCACCGGGGCCGCAGGGGGGCACGCCCACCCGTTCCGCATCGACGCCCTGCACCGCCACTGGCCGACGACGGCCCCGTAG
- a CDS encoding glyceraldehyde-3-phosphate dehydrogenase — MTVNEDSFTNWKNREEIAESMIPIIGKLHREQDVTVLVHSRSLVNKSVVSILKTHRFARQIAGEELSVTETLPFLETLTTLDLGPSQIDIGMLAAEYKTDNRGLSVAEFTAEAVAGATGANKIERRDGRDVVLYGFGRIGRLVARLLIEKAGSGNGLRLRAIVVRGGGEQDLVKRASLLRRDSIHGQFQGTITVDEANGTIVANGNTIKVIYANDPSEVDYTAYGIENAILIDNTGKWRDREGLSKHLRPGIDKVVLTAPGKGDVPNIVHGVNHDTIKPDERVLSCASCTTNAIVPPLKAMDDEFGVLRGHVETVHSFTNDQNLLDNYHKADRRGRSAPLNMVITETGAASAVAKALPDLKAPITGSSIRVPVPDVSIAILSLRLGRETTRDEVLEYLRDVSLHSPLKRQIDFTTAPDAVSMDFVGSRHASIVDAGATKVDGDNAILYLWYDNEFGYSCQVIRVVQHVSGVEYPTFPAPAV, encoded by the coding sequence GTGACTGTCAACGAGGACTCGTTCACAAACTGGAAGAACCGCGAGGAGATCGCGGAGTCCATGATTCCGATCATCGGGAAGCTGCACCGAGAGCAGGACGTCACGGTCCTCGTTCACAGCCGCTCCCTGGTGAACAAGTCGGTGGTCAGCATTCTCAAGACCCACCGATTCGCCCGCCAGATCGCCGGCGAGGAGCTCTCGGTCACCGAGACCCTGCCGTTCCTGGAGACGCTCACCACCCTCGACCTGGGCCCGTCCCAGATCGACATCGGCATGCTCGCCGCGGAGTACAAGACGGACAACCGCGGCCTCTCGGTCGCGGAGTTCACCGCCGAGGCCGTCGCGGGTGCCACCGGGGCCAACAAGATCGAGCGGCGTGACGGCCGCGACGTCGTCCTGTACGGCTTCGGCCGCATCGGCCGGCTCGTCGCCCGCCTGCTGATCGAGAAGGCCGGTTCCGGCAACGGCCTGCGGCTGCGCGCCATCGTCGTGCGCGGCGGCGGCGAGCAGGACCTGGTGAAGCGCGCCTCGCTGCTGCGCCGTGACTCCATCCACGGCCAGTTCCAGGGCACCATCACCGTCGACGAGGCCAACGGCACGATCGTCGCCAACGGCAACACGATCAAGGTGATCTACGCCAACGACCCGTCCGAGGTCGACTACACGGCGTACGGCATCGAGAACGCCATCCTCATCGACAACACGGGCAAGTGGCGCGACCGCGAGGGTCTGTCGAAGCACCTGCGCCCGGGCATCGACAAGGTCGTCCTGACGGCGCCCGGCAAGGGCGACGTGCCGAACATCGTGCACGGCGTCAACCACGACACGATCAAGCCGGACGAGCGGGTCCTGTCCTGCGCGTCCTGCACCACGAACGCGATCGTTCCCCCGCTGAAGGCGATGGACGACGAGTTCGGCGTGCTGCGCGGTCACGTGGAGACCGTCCACTCGTTCACGAACGACCAGAACCTGCTGGACAACTACCACAAGGCGGACCGCCGCGGCCGTTCCGCGCCGCTCAACATGGTCATCACGGAGACGGGTGCCGCCTCCGCCGTGGCCAAGGCGCTGCCCGACCTGAAGGCGCCGATCACCGGCAGCTCGATCCGCGTCCCCGTCCCGGACGTCTCGATCGCGATCCTGAGCCTGCGCCTGGGCCGCGAGACCACCCGTGACGAGGTCCTCGAGTACCTCCGCGACGTCTCGCTGCACTCGCCGCTGAAGCGCCAGATCGACTTCACGACGGCTCCCGACGCGGTCTCGATGGACTTCGTCGGCTCGCGCCACGCCTCGATCGTCGACGCCGGTGCGACCAAGGTCGACGGCGACAACGCGATCCTGTACCTCTGGTACGACAACGAGTTCGGCTACTCCTGCCAGGTCATCCGGGTCGTCCAGCACGTCTCCGGTGTCGAGTACCCGACCTTCCCGGCTCCGGCGGTCTGA
- a CDS encoding metalloregulator ArsR/SmtB family transcription factor, which produces MPERQTHERTPGPAELGAAAAVFALLADPTRLQLVWLLTRGEADVSALTQACGASRPAVSQHLAKLRIGGLVQSRRDGRRVVYAMPDGHLKRLVVEAISRADHEVSGEPWHD; this is translated from the coding sequence ATGCCGGAACGCCAGACCCACGAGCGGACGCCAGGGCCCGCCGAACTCGGCGCCGCGGCGGCGGTCTTCGCGCTGCTCGCCGACCCCACCCGCCTCCAGCTCGTCTGGCTGCTCACCAGGGGCGAGGCCGATGTGAGCGCGCTGACGCAGGCGTGCGGAGCCTCCCGACCGGCGGTCAGCCAGCACCTGGCCAAGCTGCGGATCGGCGGTCTGGTGCAGTCCCGGCGGGACGGGCGCCGGGTCGTGTACGCGATGCCGGACGGGCACCTCAAGCGCCTGGTGGTCGAGGCGATCAGCCGGGCCGACCACGAGGTGAGCGGAGAGCCCTGGCACGACTGA